In a single window of the Arthrobacter zhangbolii genome:
- a CDS encoding tRNA (adenine-N1)-methyltransferase → MNSDNQEQDTAAAPHGAEIRRGPLRPGERVQLTDEKGRRNTITLTEGGAFHTHRGYLQHDSVIGLPEGSVVTNTAGHQYQILRPLLSDFVLSMPRGAAVVYPKDAAQIVTMADIYPGARVVEAGVGSGALSISLLRAVGDQGSLHSYERREEFAQIARGNVETFFGGPHPAWDISLGDFQDEVVKTQAPGSVDRVVLDMLAPWECTDAVATVLAPGGVWISYVATVTQLSRTAEAIRADGRFTEPDGWESMVRGWHLEGLAVRPDHRMVAHTGFLLTARRLAEGATGLVAKRRASKTNFSEEDMNAWTPAAVGEREVSAHKLRRAARDASSTVQRGALESAEKFQQESGTP, encoded by the coding sequence ATGAACTCCGATAACCAGGAGCAGGACACCGCCGCAGCGCCGCACGGAGCTGAAATCCGCAGGGGGCCGCTGCGCCCCGGCGAGCGGGTCCAGCTCACCGACGAAAAGGGACGCCGGAACACCATCACCCTCACCGAGGGCGGGGCATTCCACACGCACCGCGGCTACCTGCAGCACGACTCCGTCATCGGGCTGCCCGAAGGGTCCGTTGTCACGAACACGGCCGGCCACCAGTACCAGATCCTTCGCCCGCTGCTCTCCGACTTCGTCCTCTCCATGCCCCGCGGTGCGGCCGTGGTCTACCCCAAAGACGCGGCGCAGATCGTCACCATGGCGGATATCTACCCGGGCGCGCGGGTGGTGGAAGCCGGCGTCGGTTCCGGTGCGCTGAGCATTTCACTGCTGCGTGCCGTGGGTGACCAGGGCAGCCTGCACTCCTACGAACGGCGTGAGGAATTCGCACAGATTGCCCGCGGCAACGTGGAGACCTTCTTCGGCGGACCGCACCCGGCCTGGGACATCAGCCTGGGCGACTTCCAGGACGAAGTGGTGAAGACCCAGGCACCCGGCAGCGTGGACCGGGTGGTCCTGGACATGCTCGCCCCCTGGGAATGCACCGACGCCGTTGCCACCGTCCTGGCCCCGGGCGGTGTATGGATTTCCTACGTCGCCACGGTTACCCAGCTCTCCCGCACCGCAGAGGCCATCCGGGCCGACGGCCGCTTCACCGAACCCGATGGCTGGGAATCCATGGTCCGTGGCTGGCACCTGGAGGGGCTTGCCGTACGGCCGGACCACCGCATGGTGGCGCACACCGGTTTCCTTCTGACAGCCCGTCGGCTGGCCGAGGGCGCCACCGGCCTCGTGGCCAAGCGCCGGGCGTCCAAGACCAACTTCAGCGAAGAGGACATGAACGCCTGGACCCCCGCTGCGGTGGGCGAGCGGGAGGTCTCAGCCCACAAGCTGCGCCGGGCGGCACGGGACGCCAGTTCCACCGTCCAGCGGGGTGCGTTGGAAAGCGCTGAAAAGTTCCAGCAGGAGTCCGGCACCCCATAA
- the arc gene encoding proteasome ATPase, with the protein MMAEPENTGPGTGETRPVSSAAGTSTEARQLNVLRDKLRNLDRQLAALTHNNARLVAMLETAKSEIIRLKDALENEGATPFSFGTVIGVNQRGDAQPGVTTAAAVQESLDIIQSGRKLRVAVSPLLDLGQIVPGQEVLLNESLTVIAALGFERAGELFTVKELLGSDRVLVIGRADDERVVRLNGPLGREKVRVGDALTVDTRIGYALEKIPRSEVENLVLEEVPDISYADIGGLGPQIEQIRDAVELPFMHPDLYREHGLKPPKGILLYGPPGCGKTLIAKAVAHALAARVMEQTGMQGARSYFLNIKGPELLDKYVGETERHIRLIFGRAREKGSDGSPVVVFFDEMDSLFRTRGTGVSSDVETTIVPQLLSEIDGVEKLENVIVIGASNREDMIDPAILRPGRLDVKIKIQRPDAEGAAEIFTKYLTPDLPLHREDLAEHGYDPVATVREMIRRTVEKMYAEDKANEYLEVTYANGDTEMLYFKDFNSGAVIQNVVDRAKKYAIKDLLQLHQRGLRIEHLMRAVVDEFREHEDMPNTTNPDDWARISGKKGERITYIRTIVQGKAGQEPGRTIETAANPGQYL; encoded by the coding sequence ATGATGGCTGAACCCGAGAACACCGGACCGGGAACCGGGGAAACCCGGCCCGTATCCTCAGCGGCTGGAACCAGCACGGAAGCACGGCAGTTGAATGTCCTTCGTGACAAACTACGGAATCTGGACCGGCAGCTTGCTGCCCTGACACACAACAACGCCCGGCTCGTGGCCATGCTGGAGACCGCGAAGTCGGAGATCATCCGGTTGAAGGATGCCCTGGAGAACGAGGGTGCCACACCTTTCAGCTTTGGCACCGTGATCGGAGTCAACCAGCGCGGTGACGCGCAGCCCGGTGTGACCACCGCGGCAGCCGTCCAGGAGAGCCTGGACATCATCCAGTCCGGGCGCAAACTGCGCGTGGCGGTTTCCCCCCTCCTGGACCTGGGACAGATAGTCCCGGGCCAGGAGGTACTGCTCAACGAATCCCTCACCGTGATAGCTGCGCTCGGCTTTGAACGGGCGGGCGAACTGTTCACGGTGAAGGAACTCCTGGGATCGGACCGGGTGCTGGTGATCGGCCGGGCCGACGACGAGCGCGTGGTCCGGCTCAATGGTCCCCTTGGCCGGGAGAAAGTGCGGGTGGGTGACGCGCTGACCGTGGACACCCGCATCGGCTACGCGCTGGAGAAGATTCCGCGCAGTGAAGTGGAGAACCTCGTCCTGGAAGAGGTCCCGGACATCTCCTACGCAGACATCGGCGGCCTGGGTCCGCAGATCGAACAGATCCGCGACGCAGTGGAACTGCCCTTTATGCATCCGGACCTGTACCGCGAACACGGCTTGAAGCCACCCAAGGGCATTTTGCTCTACGGCCCTCCCGGCTGCGGCAAAACCCTGATTGCCAAAGCCGTGGCACATGCCCTGGCTGCCCGGGTGATGGAACAGACCGGCATGCAGGGGGCACGCAGCTACTTCCTGAACATCAAGGGTCCCGAACTGCTGGATAAGTACGTGGGGGAGACCGAGCGCCACATCCGGCTGATCTTCGGCAGGGCACGGGAAAAGGGCTCGGACGGAAGCCCCGTGGTCGTGTTCTTCGACGAAATGGATTCGCTCTTCCGCACCCGTGGAACCGGAGTGTCCTCCGACGTCGAAACCACCATTGTTCCGCAGCTGCTCAGCGAGATCGACGGCGTCGAAAAGCTGGAAAACGTGATCGTCATCGGCGCCTCGAACCGTGAAGACATGATCGATCCGGCCATCCTGCGGCCGGGACGGCTTGACGTGAAGATCAAGATCCAGCGGCCCGACGCGGAAGGGGCCGCAGAGATCTTCACCAAGTACCTGACCCCGGACCTTCCCCTGCACCGGGAAGACCTGGCCGAACACGGCTACGATCCGGTGGCCACGGTCCGCGAAATGATCCGCCGCACCGTGGAAAAGATGTACGCAGAGGACAAGGCCAACGAGTATCTGGAAGTCACCTACGCCAACGGGGACACCGAGATGCTGTACTTCAAGGACTTCAACTCCGGGGCGGTGATCCAGAACGTTGTGGACCGGGCCAAGAAGTACGCCATCAAGGACCTGCTCCAGCTGCATCAGCGCGGTTTGCGCATCGAACACCTGATGCGCGCCGTCGTGGATGAATTCCGCGAGCATGAGGATATGCCCAACACCACCAACCCGGATGACTGGGCACGGATCTCGGGCAAGAAGGGCGAGCGCATTACCTATATCCGCACCATCGTCCAGGGCAAGGCCGGTCAGGAACCGGGCCGCACCATCGAAACCGCCGCCAACCCGGGGCAGTATCTGTGA
- the dop gene encoding depupylase/deamidase Dop, which produces MGTETEYGILAPSLPSANATVLSSQIVNAYAASLRAGAGNLSGTRWDYTDEAPLNDARGFAVPRAAADPTQLTDDPPVLDAEQIALEGGGPAALYGEQTSDNPVLMNMVLGNGARLYVDHAHPEYSSPEVTRPRDAVLWDKAGDAVVLAAMRHIARMPGFAPVNLYKNNTDNKGASYGSHENYLVPRSVPFGSLVSGLVPFFVSRQVIVGSGRVGIGTNNQRQGFQLSQRADFFETEVGLETTIRRPIINTRDEPHAVAEKYRRLHVIIGDANLSEVSALLKTGTTSLVLSMIEAGTVPAIELRDPVGALQAISHDPTLQQLVELADGRMVTGLDLQEMYLQAAAAHARAAGEADADTEDILSRWTSLVGTLKRDPLEAAASVDWVAKLKILQAYRERDGLAWSDARLHLVDLQYSDMRPEKGLYYRLAARGQMDRVLTDEEIARAVTHPPEDTRAYFRGNCLRRFPREVIGASWDSIIFELPSRRRLQRIPTREPLRGTRALTEELFNASADAEDFVARLLTGSAATVAP; this is translated from the coding sequence ATGGGAACCGAGACCGAATACGGGATCCTGGCGCCGTCGCTGCCCTCGGCCAACGCCACTGTGCTCTCCAGCCAGATTGTCAACGCCTACGCGGCGAGCCTGCGTGCCGGAGCGGGCAACCTCTCCGGAACGCGCTGGGACTACACGGACGAGGCACCGCTCAATGATGCCCGCGGATTTGCGGTGCCCCGGGCGGCGGCGGATCCCACCCAGCTCACCGATGATCCGCCGGTGCTCGACGCCGAACAGATCGCATTGGAGGGCGGGGGACCCGCTGCCCTCTACGGGGAGCAGACCTCCGATAATCCGGTGCTGATGAACATGGTGCTGGGTAACGGGGCACGCCTGTACGTGGACCATGCCCATCCGGAGTACTCGTCCCCGGAGGTCACCCGGCCGCGCGACGCAGTGCTGTGGGACAAGGCCGGGGACGCGGTGGTGCTCGCGGCGATGCGCCACATTGCGCGTATGCCGGGTTTTGCTCCCGTGAACCTGTACAAAAACAACACCGACAACAAAGGCGCCTCCTACGGTTCCCACGAGAACTACCTGGTGCCCCGCAGCGTCCCGTTCGGCAGCCTTGTCAGCGGTCTGGTGCCGTTTTTTGTTTCACGCCAGGTCATTGTCGGCTCGGGCCGGGTGGGTATCGGCACCAACAACCAGCGCCAGGGGTTCCAGCTAAGCCAGCGGGCGGATTTCTTCGAAACCGAAGTCGGCCTGGAGACCACCATCCGGCGGCCGATTATCAACACGCGGGATGAGCCGCACGCGGTGGCGGAAAAATACCGCCGGCTGCACGTGATCATCGGTGATGCGAACCTAAGTGAGGTGTCCGCGCTGCTGAAGACGGGCACCACCTCCCTGGTCCTGTCCATGATCGAGGCCGGCACCGTTCCCGCCATAGAGCTCCGGGATCCGGTGGGCGCACTGCAGGCGATCAGCCACGATCCCACCCTGCAGCAGCTGGTTGAACTGGCCGACGGCCGGATGGTCACCGGCCTGGACCTGCAGGAGATGTATCTCCAGGCCGCCGCCGCCCACGCCCGCGCGGCAGGGGAGGCGGACGCGGACACCGAGGACATCCTCTCCCGCTGGACGTCGCTGGTGGGCACGCTGAAACGGGATCCGCTGGAAGCCGCAGCCTCGGTGGACTGGGTGGCCAAGCTGAAAATCCTGCAGGCCTACCGGGAACGCGACGGGCTGGCCTGGTCCGATGCACGCCTGCATCTGGTGGACCTGCAGTACTCGGACATGCGCCCGGAAAAGGGTTTGTACTACCGGCTGGCCGCACGCGGGCAGATGGACCGGGTGCTCACCGATGAGGAGATCGCCCGGGCCGTGACGCATCCGCCCGAGGACACCCGCGCCTATTTCCGCGGCAACTGCCTCCGACGCTTCCCGCGTGAAGTGATCGGGGCGAGCTGGGATTCCATCATCTTTGAACTGCCCTCCCGCCGGCGGCTTCAGCGCATCCCCACCCGGGAGCCGCTGCGCGGAACCAGGGCCCTGACCGAGGAACTTTTCAACGCTTCCGCCGATGCGGAGGATTTTGTCGCCAGACTCCTGACCGGTTCAGCGGCCACCGTGGCACCATAG
- a CDS encoding ubiquitin-like protein Pup — MATQDRKTTGTHPAEQEETEAVPPPTAETEAPAASAETEGVDDLLDEIDGVLENNAEEFVRGFIQKGGQ, encoded by the coding sequence ATGGCAACCCAGGACCGCAAAACCACCGGAACGCATCCCGCCGAACAGGAGGAAACCGAAGCAGTTCCTCCTCCCACAGCCGAGACGGAGGCACCCGCGGCCAGCGCGGAAACAGAAGGCGTGGACGACCTGCTGGATGAGATTGACGGTGTCCTCGAGAACAACGCGGAAGAGTTTGTCCGCGGTTTTATCCAAAAGGGCGGTCAGTGA
- the prcB gene encoding proteasome subunit beta yields MGPRDPAAAVHQAPSSSFTEHLTRHNPELLPSSRTLGPVSAGSGAGLAPQATTIVSLSYAGGVLMAGDRRATMGNMIASRHIKKVFPADNYSVLGIAGTAGLALDMIRLFQVELEHYEKIEGTPMSLDGKSNRLAAMVRSNLPLALQGLAVVPLFAGYDTQRRTGRLFSYDVTGGRYEEYEHHSVGSGSVFARGALKKLWRPNMDEDEAVRVAVESLYDAADDDSATGGPDVVRRLWPVIYVVNSAGNREIPERELQELSTELIQRRSAAGLEA; encoded by the coding sequence ATGGGCCCCCGGGACCCTGCTGCCGCTGTCCATCAAGCACCCTCGTCCTCCTTCACCGAACATCTCACCAGGCATAACCCGGAACTGCTGCCCTCATCGCGGACCCTCGGGCCCGTATCCGCGGGATCCGGAGCCGGGCTGGCTCCGCAGGCCACCACCATCGTCTCGCTGTCCTACGCGGGCGGCGTCCTGATGGCGGGGGACCGGCGGGCGACCATGGGCAACATGATTGCCAGCCGGCACATCAAGAAGGTGTTCCCGGCGGACAATTACTCCGTCCTGGGCATTGCCGGTACCGCCGGGCTTGCCCTGGACATGATCCGCCTGTTCCAGGTGGAGCTGGAGCATTACGAAAAGATCGAAGGCACGCCCATGAGCCTGGACGGCAAGTCCAACCGGCTCGCAGCCATGGTGCGCTCCAACCTGCCGCTGGCGCTGCAGGGACTGGCCGTGGTTCCGCTGTTCGCCGGCTACGACACGCAGCGGCGGACCGGGCGGCTCTTCTCCTACGACGTCACCGGCGGCCGTTATGAGGAGTATGAGCACCACTCGGTAGGCTCCGGATCCGTGTTTGCCAGGGGCGCCCTGAAGAAACTCTGGCGGCCGAATATGGACGAGGACGAAGCGGTCCGGGTGGCGGTGGAATCCCTCTACGACGCAGCCGACGACGATTCGGCCACCGGCGGGCCCGATGTGGTGCGCCGCCTCTGGCCCGTGATCTACGTGGTCAACAGCGCCGGGAACCGGGAAATCCCCGAACGCGAGCTGCAGGAACTTTCGACTGAACTGATCCAACGGCGCTCCGCCGCCGGACTGGAGGCGTAA
- the prcA gene encoding proteasome subunit alpha: MTQQFYVSPEQLMKDRADFARKGIARGRSVVVLTCREGIALVAENPSPSLHKLSEIYDRIGFAAVGKYNEFESLRQAGIRFADVRGYSYSREDVSARGLASVYAQSLGSVFTTEGKPFEVELAVVEVGADPYSDHLYRLNFDGSIADESNYTVMGGQAEIVNEALARTWNQDADFPSAIRTAVRALAATRTPEGAGSGQPAEPLGAGLLEVAVLDRDPLSTRGTVRAFRRINTVELDRLLSSAEGD; this comes from the coding sequence GTGACCCAGCAGTTCTACGTCTCGCCCGAACAGCTCATGAAGGACCGGGCGGATTTCGCCCGGAAAGGCATCGCCAGGGGACGCTCAGTGGTGGTGCTTACCTGCCGTGAGGGGATTGCCCTGGTGGCGGAGAACCCCTCGCCGTCACTGCATAAACTCAGCGAAATCTACGACCGCATCGGTTTCGCCGCCGTCGGCAAATACAACGAATTCGAAAGCCTGCGCCAGGCAGGCATCCGCTTCGCTGACGTGCGCGGCTATTCCTATTCCCGGGAGGACGTCTCCGCGCGCGGCCTTGCCAGTGTCTACGCACAGAGCCTGGGCTCGGTCTTTACCACCGAGGGCAAGCCGTTCGAAGTGGAACTGGCTGTAGTGGAGGTCGGCGCCGATCCCTACTCCGACCACCTGTACCGGCTCAATTTCGACGGCTCAATCGCCGATGAAAGCAACTACACGGTAATGGGCGGACAGGCCGAAATTGTCAACGAAGCACTGGCGCGCACCTGGAACCAGGACGCGGACTTCCCGTCCGCCATCCGGACGGCAGTGCGTGCACTGGCTGCCACCCGCACGCCCGAGGGCGCCGGATCCGGGCAGCCGGCTGAACCCCTGGGCGCCGGCCTGCTCGAAGTGGCCGTCCTCGACAGGGACCCGCTCTCCACACGGGGGACCGTCAGGGCCTTCCGCAGGATAAACACCGTTGAGCTGGACCGCTTGCTGTCCAGCGCGGAAGGAGACTGA
- the pafA gene encoding Pup--protein ligase yields the protein MDRRIFGVETEFGIAYSGPDSRPLSPEEVARYLFRKVVSWGRSSNVFLTNGSRLYLDVGSHPEYATAECDDLAQLVAHDRAGELILDDLVDEAEDRLKAEGFNGSVYLFKNNTDSAGNSYGSHENYLIPRRLEFSRLADVLIPFLVTRQLLVGAGKVLKTQSGSLYAFSQRADHIWEGVSSATTRSRPIINTRDEPHADAEHYRRLHVIAGDSNMSETTLLLKAGSVDLMLRMIEAGVLMRDLRLENPIRSIRETSHDLSGRQPLRLANGSTITPLELQRIYLQRVKDFVAVNGGHNRHTGRVVDLWERTLDAIESGNHSGIDTEIDWAIKKKLVDRVSERHGLEMSSARLSQVDLTYHDISRRRGLFYLLQARGETARVVEDSDIKEAVDQPPQTTRAKLRGDFVRRAKAANRDFTVDWVHLKLNDRAQQTVLCKDPFASVDERVEALLSTL from the coding sequence ATGGACCGCAGGATCTTCGGCGTCGAAACGGAATTCGGCATTGCCTACTCAGGGCCGGACTCACGACCCCTGTCCCCGGAGGAAGTAGCCCGCTACCTCTTCCGCAAGGTGGTCAGCTGGGGACGTTCCTCCAACGTGTTCCTCACCAATGGTTCCCGCCTCTACCTCGACGTCGGATCCCACCCCGAGTACGCCACCGCGGAATGCGACGACCTGGCGCAGCTGGTGGCCCATGACCGGGCCGGTGAGCTGATCCTGGACGATCTGGTGGACGAGGCCGAAGACCGGCTGAAGGCCGAAGGCTTCAACGGCAGCGTCTACCTGTTCAAGAACAACACCGACTCTGCCGGGAATTCCTACGGCAGCCACGAAAACTACCTGATCCCGCGCAGGCTGGAGTTTTCCCGGCTCGCCGATGTCCTGATCCCGTTCCTGGTCACCCGCCAGCTGCTGGTCGGCGCCGGCAAGGTGCTCAAGACCCAGTCCGGTTCCCTCTATGCCTTCTCCCAGCGCGCGGACCACATCTGGGAAGGGGTCTCCTCGGCCACCACCCGGTCCCGGCCCATCATCAACACCCGTGACGAGCCGCATGCCGACGCCGAGCACTACCGGCGCCTGCACGTGATCGCCGGGGACTCGAACATGTCCGAAACCACCCTGCTCCTCAAGGCCGGATCCGTGGACCTGATGCTGCGGATGATCGAAGCCGGGGTGCTGATGCGTGACCTGCGGCTGGAAAACCCTATCCGCAGCATCCGGGAAACCTCCCATGACCTCTCGGGCCGGCAGCCGCTGAGACTGGCCAACGGCTCCACCATCACGCCGCTGGAACTGCAGCGCATTTACCTGCAGCGGGTCAAGGACTTCGTGGCCGTGAACGGCGGGCACAACCGGCATACCGGACGCGTGGTGGACCTCTGGGAACGGACCCTGGACGCAATCGAATCCGGGAACCATTCAGGTATCGATACCGAGATTGACTGGGCCATCAAGAAGAAGCTGGTGGACCGGGTCAGTGAACGGCACGGCCTGGAGATGTCCTCCGCGCGCCTGTCCCAGGTGGACCTGACCTATCACGACATCTCCAGGCGCCGGGGTTTGTTCTACCTGCTGCAGGCACGCGGGGAAACCGCGCGGGTGGTGGAGGACAGTGACATCAAGGAGGCGGTGGACCAGCCGCCGCAGACCACCAGGGCCAAGCTGCGCGGTGACTTTGTCCGCCGTGCCAAGGCCGCCAACCGGGACTTCACGGTGGACTGGGTGCACCTGAAGCTTAATGACCGGGCCCAGCAGACCGTCCTGTGCAAGGATCCGTTTGCCTCCGTGGACGAGCGGGTGGAAGCGCTTCTGTCCACCCTCTAA
- a CDS encoding FKBP-type peptidyl-prolyl cis-trans isomerase, which produces MRKVLAILLPFLLFLTACSGGEGEGNDAGPLSSVKIERGEDGAAPTVEFDKPLSAEDPTLTRVNNGDGAEVAAEQTAMIRLAIVNPEDGSISQETYTAEQAEGIAVDENLKTGNSQMYDALLGAPVGSDFAYYIPADEETGREENFLVFTVTDAKDTVKPLTQDEAAARNADGSLLMAPEEVESLSADGKLPEVTFAEDGTPTVTIPEGAEEPEKLIVKVLEEGDGPVLEASGTVVANYLGVGLRDGATFDSSYERGEPAEFPLSNVISGWTYGLAGQKAGSKVLLVLPSELSYGDPAAGSSPSGPLVFVVDIQEVK; this is translated from the coding sequence GTGCGCAAAGTACTAGCCATCCTCCTTCCTTTCCTGCTGTTCCTCACCGCCTGCTCCGGCGGTGAGGGCGAAGGGAACGACGCCGGCCCGCTGTCCTCTGTGAAGATCGAACGGGGAGAGGACGGTGCCGCCCCCACCGTGGAGTTTGATAAGCCGCTGAGCGCGGAAGACCCCACGCTGACCCGCGTGAACAACGGTGACGGTGCCGAGGTTGCCGCCGAACAGACGGCGATGATCCGTCTGGCCATTGTCAACCCTGAAGACGGTTCCATCAGCCAGGAGACCTACACCGCGGAACAGGCCGAAGGCATTGCCGTGGACGAAAACCTCAAGACCGGCAACTCCCAGATGTATGACGCACTGCTCGGTGCACCCGTGGGCTCCGATTTCGCGTACTACATCCCGGCTGACGAAGAGACGGGCCGTGAGGAGAACTTCCTCGTCTTCACCGTCACCGACGCCAAGGACACCGTGAAGCCGCTGACCCAGGATGAAGCAGCCGCCCGCAACGCGGACGGCAGCCTGCTGATGGCCCCGGAGGAAGTCGAATCCCTCAGCGCTGACGGCAAGCTGCCCGAGGTCACGTTCGCCGAGGACGGAACGCCGACGGTCACCATCCCCGAAGGCGCCGAGGAGCCGGAGAAGCTGATCGTGAAGGTCCTCGAGGAGGGCGACGGTCCTGTGCTGGAAGCGTCCGGCACGGTTGTGGCCAATTACCTGGGCGTGGGACTGCGCGACGGTGCCACCTTCGACTCCAGCTACGAGCGGGGAGAACCCGCCGAGTTCCCGCTGAGCAACGTCATCTCCGGCTGGACCTACGGCCTGGCCGGCCAGAAGGCCGGTTCCAAGGTGCTCCTGGTCCTGCCGTCCGAGCTCTCCTACGGTGATCCTGCCGCCGGCAGCAGCCCGTCCGGTCCGCTGGTGTTTGTCGTAGACATCCAGGAAGTCAAGTAG
- a CDS encoding FKBP-type peptidyl-prolyl cis-trans isomerase, with translation MSFGKREYDRQKPEIDFPEHDAPTDLVIEDIVVGDGQEVKAGDTVSTHYVGVAFSTGEEFDASWNRGTPLDFRVGVGQVIQGWDQGLLGMKVGGRRRLEIPSSMAYGDRGAGSAVAPGESLIFVVDLLGVR, from the coding sequence ATGTCATTCGGAAAGCGCGAATACGACCGTCAGAAGCCGGAGATTGATTTCCCGGAACACGACGCACCCACTGATCTCGTCATCGAGGACATCGTCGTTGGCGACGGCCAGGAAGTGAAGGCAGGCGACACGGTTTCCACCCACTACGTGGGCGTTGCCTTCTCCACCGGCGAGGAATTCGACGCGTCCTGGAACCGGGGCACGCCCCTGGACTTCCGTGTCGGAGTCGGCCAGGTCATTCAGGGCTGGGACCAGGGCCTGCTGGGCATGAAGGTCGGCGGCCGCCGCCGGCTGGAAATCCCGTCCTCCATGGCCTATGGCGACCGGGGTGCCGGTTCCGCCGTGGCTCCGGGAGAGTCCCTGATCTTCGTGGTGGACCTGCTCGGCGTCCGCTGA